A part of Aspergillus flavus chromosome 1, complete sequence genomic DNA contains:
- a CDS encoding 8-oxoguanine DNA glycosylase (DNA N-glycosylase, putative), which yields MTVGAFSEWRRLPVSLSELCINTTLRCGQSFRWHNVPDSDEWRCVLYGRLLSLKQDPTDLYYRTYLPAKLSNPIPLPTPPSSHPPSRADSNKPLDQPQSDKDDILPILTHYFNLDSNLTSLYSYWSSNDPNFKKKAPQFTGIRILRQDAWEALVSFICSSNNNIARISQMVEKLCTNYGPFIASVDGRAYHDFPPPEALTGDDVESRLRSLGFGYRAKYIYQTAVIVSTQREKGWLDSLRNPESPALGVEPAPGGEMRPEGREGYREAHEKLLELQGVGPKVSDCVCLMGLGWGESVPVDTHVWQIAQRDYKFGKGAHKSLTKATYDAVGNHFRKLWGKEAGWAQSVLFTANLKTFSDRLIASKKEEVEVKVKDEADEDCKVEVTTKVTTSTAVGVKRSASVHKVKTELSDEKDVKAIVETQTTRRMSKRLRNR from the exons ATGACTGTTGGGGCGTTTTCAGAATGGCGCAGACTACCGGTTAGTCTTAGCGAGCTATGTATTAACACGACTCTCCGGTGTGGGCAGTCGTTTAG ATGGCACAACGTGCCTGACAGCGATGAATGGAGATGTGTTCTCTATGGTCGCCTCTTATCTCTCAAGCAGGACCCGACAGATCTCTACTACAGGACGTATCTACCTGCGAAACTGTCCAACCCAATCCCTCTCCCAACACCACCTTCATCACATCCACCCTCTCGTGCCGACTCGAACAAGCCTCTAGACCAACCTCAATCCGATAAAGATGACATCCTCCCTATCCTCACCCATTACTTCAATCTCGACTCTAACCTCACATCTCTCTACTCCTACTGGTCCTCCAATGACCCCAActtcaagaagaaagccCCTCAATTTACCGGAATCCGCATCCTACGTCAAGACGCCTGGGAGGCTCTAGTCTCCTTCAtctgcagcagcaacaacaacattgCCCGTATCTCCCAGATGGTAGAGAAACTCTGTACCAACTACGGTCCCTTCATCGCCTCGGTCGACGGCCGTGCATACCATGACTTCCCACCACCCGAGGCCCTGACCGGCGACGATGTAGAAAGTCGACTGCGGAGTCTGGGCTTCGGCTACCGTGCCAAATACATATACCAAACGGCCGTGATTGTCTCAACACAACGTGAGAAAGGGTGGTTGGATTCATTGCGGAACCCCGAGTCTCCCGCTTTGGGGGTTGAGCCTGCGCCCGGCGGCGAGATGAGACCggaaggccgagaaggatATCGCGAGGCGCATGAGAAGCTGCTCGAATTGCAGGGTGTAGGGCCCAAGGTTTCGGATTGTGTTTGTCTGATGGGGTTAGGCTGGGGGGAGTCTGTTCCTGTTGATACTCACG TCTGGCAAATAGCTCAGCGAGATTACAAGTTTGGCAAAGGCGCCCACAAATCATTAACAAAAGCTACATATGACGCCGTGGGCAATCACTTCCGCAAACTTTGGGGAAAGGAGGCTGGTTGGGCGCAGAGTGTTTTATTTACAGCTAACTTGAAGACATTCTCGGATCGACTGATTGCttcgaagaaggaggaagtggaagtCAAGGTCAAGGACGAGGCGGACGAGGATTGCAAAGTTGAGGTTACCACGAAAGTCACTACTTCTACAGCTGTAGGAGTGAAGAGGTCTGCGAGCGTACACAAGGTGAAGACCGAACTCAgtgatgagaaggatgtcAAGGCTATTGTTGAGACGCAGACGACAAGACGGATGTCAAAGCGGCTTCGGAACCGCTAA